In the Sphingobacterium sp. PCS056 genome, TATTAAACGACTAAACTTTTTCAAACTTTCCATACAATTTCCAGTAATACTTAATATCAGGTAAGGAAAACAAACTACTTTTCCAAGAATTAAGGATCAGCGATATCTGTTCCCCGTTTTGTTCATACTTTCCGATAAAAACTTCCTCTTTAGACAAGAACAGACCTAAATTATGGTGAAGAAGATGAAGAGATTCTATTTCAATACCTTCAAAAATTAATATACTCTGTTCTTTAACCTCCAATTCCAATGGAGCGGCAATCAATTCTGAAAATTCAATGGCTAAAAACTTATGCTTACTTTGAATAGGAAGTTGAAGTTGCTCTGCACCCTCTATCTGATTTAACAAGTCATTATTATTCATCATAACTTCTCGTGTCAGTAAAGGAATACTTGCTAATTTTTTTATGCCATTTGTTACAATCGCGGGTTCAAAATAATCGCTAAAATTTAAAATTTGATTGACGGAAAGATTCTCCTGAATTAAACTTTGGAGCGGAATGCCAAAATAATTGGCAATTACCATTACAGTTTCGATCTTAGGTTCAGCCCTTAATTCTTCATAAGACGAAATATTACCCCTACTTAGATTAAATAAATCAGCAAATGCCTGTTGACTCAATCCTCTTACCTTTCTTAATTTCTTTATATTATTACCAATATTTGTCATTATCAAAAAAATTAAATTTTTTTGCAAAATATTTTTGCAAAAAAAATTATCTTTATGCAAAGAATATATGCAATATATAAAAAACTAAATTATGTACTTCTCAAAAATTGAAAATTTTATTAGCAATATCGGATATGATATCTTTTATAAAGATGAAAAAGAAGGTGTTTTCATTATTCAAAATGAATTAGACGGCATTCACAATTTAATTGTAGGTATCGCTAATCCAATTTTAATTTTTGAACAATACTTATTTACTATTTCCAATGAAAGTATGGAATTGTTCAAATCACTACTGATTAAGAATAGGGATATGATCCATGGGGGTTTTGCTCTAACAGAAGATGGTAAAAAAGTAATTTTTAGATATACGCTGCAAATCAGCAATATTGATCAAAATGAATTTGATGCTGCAATCAATTCCTTAAGCTTATTAATAAGTGAGTACTACAATCAATTAATTAACTTCTCAAAATTATAGTAATGATGAATATTTTTAAAAGAATTTTTAGGATTGGTCAAGCGGAAATACACGCTGTGGTTGAAAAAATGGAAGACCCAATCAAAATGACGGAACAAGG is a window encoding:
- a CDS encoding helix-turn-helix domain-containing protein, translated to MTNIGNNIKKLRKVRGLSQQAFADLFNLSRGNISSYEELRAEPKIETVMVIANYFGIPLQSLIQENLSVNQILNFSDYFEPAIVTNGIKKLASIPLLTREVMMNNNDLLNQIEGAEQLQLPIQSKHKFLAIEFSELIAAPLELEVKEQSILIFEGIEIESLHLLHHNLGLFLSKEEVFIGKYEQNGEQISLILNSWKSSLFSLPDIKYYWKLYGKFEKV
- a CDS encoding YbjN domain-containing protein encodes the protein MYFSKIENFISNIGYDIFYKDEKEGVFIIQNELDGIHNLIVGIANPILIFEQYLFTISNESMELFKSLLIKNRDMIHGGFALTEDGKKVIFRYTLQISNIDQNEFDAAINSLSLLISEYYNQLINFSKL